Proteins encoded together in one Papio anubis isolate 15944 chromosome 3, Panubis1.0, whole genome shotgun sequence window:
- the IL15 gene encoding interleukin-15 isoform X1, with protein sequence MCQPSPGLQVLLRKLPTWCPSLGTRLVGSLQCPCVFSAGVPAGRGGGRWLVFLQGGAGAPRCPCARSAGSAPQDPARTETGREVVTPGAVSHPGAAATRPTPSLCRRCLSSPLLPALSLSLFFSPGVGTPGGRRPGESQLTRSLPSKSCVPPGGNWVAAPSRLRWLSPPTLQPGLNGESIPIYGHVALWSSVPSCSTMVTSYGAQKSMLADNQPI encoded by the exons ATGTGCCAGCCCAGCCCAGGTCTCCAGGTTCTGCTGCGGAAGCTTCCCACATGGTGCCCGTCGCTTGGGACGCGGCTGGTGGGCTCCCTCCAGTGTCCTTGTGTCTTCTCTGCAGGTGTCCCGGCAGGTAGAGGAGGAGGCCGGTGGCTGGTGTTCCTGCAAGGCGGGGCTGGGGCTCCTCGATGTCCTTGCGCTCGCTCTGCAGGTTCTGCGCCCCAGGACCCGGCAAGGACGGAAACAGGCCGGGAAGTAGTGACACCTGGGGCAGTCAGTCATCCAGGAGCCGCCGCCACCCGCCCCACCCCCAGTCTCTGCAGGAGGTGTTTGTCTTCGCCTCTGCTCCCggctctttctctttcacttttcttttcgCCAGGGGTTGGGACTCCGGGTGGAAGGCGCCCGGGGGAATCCCAGCTGACTCGCTCACTGCCTTCGAAGTCCTGCGTCCCCCCGGGAGGGAACTGGGTGGCCGCACCCTCCCGGTTGCGGTGGCTGTCGCCCCCCACCCTGCAGCCAGGACTCAATGGAG AATCCATTCCAATATATGGCCATGTGGCTCTTTGGAGCAGTGTTCCATCATGTTCCACGATGGTGACATCATACGGAGCACAGAAATCAATGTTAGCAGATAACCAGCCCATATAA